Proteins found in one Planococcus citri chromosome 2, ihPlaCitr1.1, whole genome shotgun sequence genomic segment:
- the LOC135837759 gene encoding FMRFamide receptor-like — translation MAPGTSFCEFIEYYYYHIEGYADISICSVGVILNVFNIVVFTRKNMVSSANLIFTHLAVADLLFLLTSILYSWIFFFQYMQKDYQKWTYTLAVIYVGSSFLKNSLRFMCVFFTVMLAIWKYIAVAHPLKARYWCTMKITRYAVITCYITSALLSIPMYFSANIVPKYSTTEKLSYYSPSHKKNSIMRDIAFFIKAVLQQLLPSVVLLIFTFRMISALLTKGSNNEPETSCSNIRNNARNARMKQQTDRSIIITLTVVVLFLITQIPLGAINLTEILLPDIYRKLDDLLGLCYSSYVNVISSSTFYYINTSVSFFVYYAMSQNFRTTFQSLFSSGRIIPQKMNVFRLISARKTHTSPEEDQA, via the exons ATGGCACCTGGTACATCATTTTGCGAATTCATCGAATATTACTATTATCATATAGAAGGCTACGCAGACATTTCCATATGCTCCGTTGGAGTGATTTTGAACGTATTCAACATCGTGGTATTTACAAGGAAAAATATGGTTTCATCAGCGAATTTGATATTCACCCATTTGGCCGTTGCAGATTTATTGTTTTTACTAACAAGCATTCTGTATTCATGGATATTCTTCTTTCAATACATGCAAAAAGATTATCAAAAATGGACTTACACACTTGCAGTGATTTATGTAGGTTCgtcgtttttgaagaattctctTCGCTTCATGTGCGTATTTTTCACAGTGATGTTGGCTATTTGGAAGTACATCGCTGTAGCACACCCATTGAAAGCACGTTATTGGTGTACAATGAAAATTACACGCTATGCAGTCATTACTTGTTACATTACGAGTGCTTTACTCAGCATACCAATGTATTTTTCCGCCAATATTGTACCAAAGTACAGTACCACTGAAAAATTATCTTATTACAGCCCAAGTCACAAAAAGAATTCTATTATGCGTGATATTGCATTTTTTATCAAAGCAGTGCTACAACAATTATTGCCATCGGTTGTGCTGCTAATATTCACGTTTAG AATGATTTCTGCGCTATTAACCAAAGGATCAAATAATGAACCAGAAACTTCATGTTCAAACATCAGAAATAACGCTAGAAATGCAAGAATGAAACAACAAACCGATCGATCAATAATCATAACCTTGACAGTTGTGGTATTATTTTTGATCACACAAATCCCTCTTGGAGCGATAAATCTAACCGAAATATTGTTACCAGACATTTACCGTAAGTTAGATGATCTATTAGGTTTATGTTACAGCAGCTATGTAAATGTAATATCATCGAGTACCTTCTATTACATCAATACGTCCGTGTCATTTTTCGTATATTACGCcatgagtcaaaattttagaaccacatTTCAGTCTCTGTTCAGCAGTGGTAGGAttattcctcaaaaaatgaacgtttttcgTTTGATTAGTGCGAGAAAAACTCATACAAGCCCAGAAGAAGACCAAGCTTAA